The genomic segment CCAATCTGCGGATCATCGAGGCCGCGGCCAAGCGGGTGGGGCTGCCCATGGACAAGGTCTTCGTCAACGTCGACCGCTACGGCAACACCGGCGCAGCCTCCGTGTACGTCGCCCTGGAGGAAGCCCTGGCGGCCGGGCGCATCCGGCGCGGCGATCTCGTGCTCATGGCGGCCTTCGGCGGCGGCTTCTCCTGGGGCGCCGCGCTCATGCGGTGGTGATGTCGATCGCCTTCATCTTCCCGGGGCAGGGCTCGCAGGCGGTGGGCATGGGCAAGGCCTTCTACGAGGCCTCCCCGGCCGCCAAGGCCGTCTTCGAGGAGGCCAACGACGTCCTCGGTCTCGATCTCACCCGCCTGGCCTTCGAGGGGCCGGAAGCGGACCTCGCGCTGACCGCCAACACGCAACCCGCGGTCCTGACCGTCAGCGTGGCGGCCGCCGCCGTGTGCGCCGAACACGGGCTCACCCCCCGCTTCGCCGCCGGCCACAGCCTGGGCGAGTACTCGGCCCTGGTCGTGGCGGGCGCGCTGGCCTTCCGCGACGCCGTCCGCCTCGTCCGCCGCCGCGGCGAGTTCATGCAGGCGGCGGTTCCGGTCGGTGTGGGGGCCATGGCGGCGATCATGGGGCTGGAGTTGTCGGCGGTGGAGGCGCTGTGTGCCGAGGCGGGCCAGGGCGAGGTGGTGGAGGTCGCCAACGTCAACGCGCCGCTGCAGATCGTCATCGCCGGCCACCGAACCGCCGTCGAGCGGGCGGTGGCGCTGGCGGCCGGCCGGGGCGGGCGCAAGAGCGTCGTCCTGCCCGTGAGCGCGCCCTTCCACTGCGGTCTGATGGCGCCAGCCGCCGAGCGGCTCGCCGGTGAGTTGCACGGCGTCGCCGTGAGCGATCTCCGGATCCCGGTGATCCGCAACGTCGACGCCGGCGTGACCCGGACGGCGGCCGAGGTGAAGCCGGCGCTCGTGCGCCAGGTGGCGAGCCCGGTGCGCTGGACGGAGTGCGTGCGCCGCCTGGCCGCCGAGGGCGCCAGCGCCTTCGTGGAGATGGGGCCGGGGCGGGTGCTGACGGGCCTGCTCAAGCGCATCCTCGACGGTGCCCGTGGCCACGCCATCGAGGATCCGGCCGGCCTGGACAAGACGCTCAGCGAGCTCGGCGTCGGGCGGAGAGCGTCGGCCGGATGAAGTCCCTGGCCGGCCGCGTGGCCATCGTCACCGGCGGAAGCCGGGGAATCGGCGCCGCCATCACCGCATTGCTGGCGGAGGACGGAGCGAGCGTGGTAGTCTCGGGTCGCGACGCCGACCGTCTGGAACGGGCCGTGAAGGGGTTGGGGGCGGACGGCGCCACGATTGTCGGTGTGGCCGCCGATGCCGCCAGCCGCGATGACGCCGAGC from the Candidatus Methylomirabilota bacterium genome contains:
- the fabD gene encoding ACP S-malonyltransferase, which produces MMSIAFIFPGQGSQAVGMGKAFYEASPAAKAVFEEANDVLGLDLTRLAFEGPEADLALTANTQPAVLTVSVAAAAVCAEHGLTPRFAAGHSLGEYSALVVAGALAFRDAVRLVRRRGEFMQAAVPVGVGAMAAIMGLELSAVEALCAEAGQGEVVEVANVNAPLQIVIAGHRTAVERAVALAAGRGGRKSVVLPVSAPFHCGLMAPAAERLAGELHGVAVSDLRIPVIRNVDAGVTRTAAEVKPALVRQVASPVRWTECVRRLAAEGASAFVEMGPGRVLTGLLKRILDGARGHAIEDPAGLDKTLSELGVGRRASAG